One Gordonia zhaorongruii DNA segment encodes these proteins:
- a CDS encoding helix-turn-helix transcriptional regulator: MTTSRRELRQQHADGSGADGQTREAVVSLLVDEGPMTASDIAERLGISPAGVRRHLDNLADAGDVEVAPAGFHKGGRGRPAKWFQLTPSGRGKLRHAYDDLAGAAMRTLRDIGGQAAVDEFARERVSGLVADVQPVSESGSVIATVEQIAGALSGAGYSADTREVGAGVQICQHHCPVAHVATEFPELCEAETAVFTELLGTHVQRLATIANGDCVCSTHVPVQADPQSALDPTDGAQPSTADSPEGKVL; encoded by the coding sequence ATGACCACTTCGAGGCGAGAGCTGCGCCAGCAGCACGCAGACGGTTCTGGTGCCGATGGCCAGACCCGCGAGGCGGTCGTGTCCCTGTTGGTCGACGAGGGGCCGATGACGGCGAGTGACATCGCGGAACGGCTCGGTATCAGTCCCGCCGGTGTGCGCCGGCACCTGGACAATCTCGCCGATGCGGGCGACGTCGAGGTCGCCCCCGCAGGATTTCACAAGGGCGGTCGGGGCCGCCCCGCCAAGTGGTTCCAGCTGACGCCCAGTGGGCGCGGCAAACTGCGGCACGCATACGACGACCTCGCAGGCGCCGCCATGCGCACGCTGCGCGATATCGGCGGACAGGCTGCAGTCGACGAGTTCGCTCGCGAACGCGTCAGCGGACTGGTCGCCGACGTGCAGCCCGTCTCCGAGTCCGGGTCGGTGATCGCCACGGTTGAGCAGATCGCCGGCGCGCTCTCCGGAGCGGGCTACTCCGCGGATACTCGCGAGGTCGGAGCAGGCGTCCAGATCTGTCAGCATCACTGCCCGGTGGCGCACGTCGCGACCGAGTTCCCCGAACTGTGCGAGGCGGAGACGGCGGTCTTCACCGAGCTCCTCGGCACGCACGTTCAGCGGCTTGCCACCATCGCGAACGGCGACTGCGTATGCAGCACGCACGTTCCGGTGCAGGCCGACCCGCAATCCGCGCTAGACCCGACGGACGGTGCTCAGCCCAGCACCGCCGATTCACCCGAAGGAAAGGTCCTCTGA
- the sufB gene encoding Fe-S cluster assembly protein SufB — MTVTDPTAPQLSQEETIASFDRYGYGWADSDDAGSAAKRGLSEAVVRDISDKKSEPEWMLEQRLKALRIFDRKPMPTWGGNLDGIDFDNIKYFVRSTEQQAESWEDLPEDIRNTYDKLGIPEAEKQRLVAGVAAQYESEVVYHQIREDLEEKGVIFVDTDSGLREHPELFQEYFGSVIPAGDNKFSALNTSVWSGGSFIYVPPGVHVDIPLQAYFRINTENMGQFERTLIIVDEDAYVHYVEGCTAPIYKSDSLHSAVVEIVVKKGGRCRYTTIQNWSNNVYNLVTKRAKAEEGATMEWIDGNIGSKVTMKYPAVWLTGEHAKGEVLSVAFSGEGQHQDTGSKMVHMAPYTSSNIVSKSVARGGGRSSYRGLIKVNPGAHGSKSTVQCDALLVDQISRSDTYPYVDIREDDVTMGHEATVSKVSDDQIFYLMSRGLNEEEAMAMVVRGFVEPIAKELPMEYALELNRLIELQMEGSVG; from the coding sequence ATGACGGTCACCGATCCCACCGCCCCACAGCTATCGCAGGAAGAGACAATCGCTTCCTTCGACCGCTACGGGTACGGCTGGGCCGACAGCGACGACGCAGGCTCGGCCGCGAAGCGCGGTCTGTCCGAGGCAGTCGTCCGCGACATCTCGGACAAGAAGAGCGAGCCCGAGTGGATGCTCGAGCAGCGACTCAAGGCCCTGCGCATCTTCGATCGCAAGCCGATGCCCACCTGGGGCGGCAACCTCGACGGCATCGACTTCGACAACATCAAGTACTTCGTGCGGTCGACCGAGCAGCAGGCCGAGTCGTGGGAGGACCTCCCCGAGGACATCCGGAACACGTACGACAAGCTGGGCATCCCCGAGGCCGAGAAGCAGCGCCTCGTCGCGGGTGTCGCCGCGCAGTACGAGTCGGAGGTCGTCTACCACCAGATCCGCGAGGACCTGGAGGAGAAGGGCGTGATCTTCGTCGACACCGACAGCGGATTGCGCGAGCACCCGGAGCTCTTCCAGGAGTACTTCGGCAGCGTGATCCCGGCCGGGGACAACAAGTTCTCCGCGCTCAACACCTCCGTCTGGTCGGGCGGGTCGTTCATCTACGTTCCGCCGGGCGTCCACGTGGACATCCCGCTGCAGGCGTACTTCCGGATCAACACCGAGAACATGGGCCAGTTCGAGCGGACGCTGATCATCGTCGACGAGGACGCGTACGTCCACTACGTCGAGGGCTGCACGGCTCCGATCTACAAGTCCGACTCCCTGCACTCGGCAGTCGTCGAGATCGTGGTGAAGAAGGGCGGTCGTTGCCGGTACACGACCATCCAGAACTGGTCGAACAACGTTTACAACCTGGTCACCAAGCGTGCGAAGGCCGAAGAGGGCGCCACGATGGAGTGGATCGACGGCAACATCGGCTCCAAGGTGACGATGAAGTACCCGGCCGTCTGGCTCACCGGCGAGCACGCCAAGGGCGAGGTCCTGTCCGTCGCCTTCTCGGGTGAGGGACAGCACCAGGACACCGGCTCCAAGATGGTGCACATGGCGCCGTACACGTCGAGCAACATCGTCTCGAAGTCCGTCGCACGCGGCGGCGGGCGGTCCTCGTACCGCGGCTTGATCAAGGTCAACCCGGGCGCCCACGGCAGTAAGTCGACCGTGCAGTGCGACGCGTTGCTGGTGGATCAGATCAGTCGCAGCGACACCTACCCGTACGTCGACATCCGTGAGGACGACGTGACGATGGGGCACGAGGCCACCGTCTCGAAGGTCAGCGATGATCAGATCTTCTATCTGATGAGCCGCGGCCTCAACGAGGAGGAGGCCATGGCGATGGTCGTGCGCGGATTCGTGGAGCCGATCGCCAAGGAGCTCCCGATGGAGTACGCGCTCGAACTCAACCGGCTCATCGAATTGCAGATGGAAGGGTCGGTCGGCTGA
- a CDS encoding quinone oxidoreductase family protein produces the protein MRAIHVSRHGGPEVLDLVDADDPVPNAGEVLVRVRAAGVNFIDTYLREGRYPSNPPYVPGSEGAGEVIALGPDVTDLTVGDRVSWCDSPGSYAEQALVPAARALRVPADVEYPVAGSALLRGLTAHYLLDGSAHPASGDTIVVHAGAGGVGLILTEWAAARGITVISTVSTDEKAELSRKAGAAHVLRYDDDLASRVRDLTAGRGAGVVYDGVGADTFDSSVAATAVRGTVVLFGGASGPVPPFDLQRLNGAGSLFVTRPTLAHFIADPAEFRWRADEFFGAIADGTLHVSVGQTFPLADAEHAHRALESRGTTGATALIP, from the coding sequence ATGCGCGCGATCCACGTGTCCCGTCACGGCGGCCCCGAAGTCCTCGATCTCGTCGATGCCGACGACCCGGTCCCGAATGCAGGAGAAGTGCTCGTCCGGGTACGTGCGGCCGGCGTCAACTTCATCGATACCTACCTCAGGGAGGGCCGCTACCCCTCGAATCCGCCGTACGTGCCCGGGAGCGAGGGTGCCGGAGAGGTGATCGCACTCGGCCCCGACGTGACCGATCTCACGGTCGGCGACCGGGTCTCCTGGTGCGATTCGCCGGGCAGCTATGCCGAGCAGGCCCTCGTGCCTGCGGCGCGTGCGCTGCGGGTACCTGCGGACGTCGAGTACCCGGTGGCCGGATCCGCGCTGCTGCGGGGACTCACCGCCCATTACCTGCTCGACGGGAGCGCCCATCCGGCATCGGGCGACACGATCGTCGTGCACGCCGGTGCGGGCGGCGTCGGACTGATCCTCACCGAGTGGGCGGCCGCTCGCGGCATCACCGTCATCAGCACGGTCTCGACAGACGAGAAGGCGGAGCTCTCCCGTAAGGCGGGCGCCGCGCACGTCCTGCGTTACGACGACGACCTGGCCTCGCGCGTTCGCGATCTCACAGCCGGCCGGGGTGCGGGAGTCGTCTACGACGGGGTCGGCGCGGATACCTTCGATTCGTCGGTCGCGGCCACCGCGGTGCGCGGCACCGTCGTCCTCTTCGGCGGAGCGAGCGGTCCGGTGCCGCCGTTCGACCTGCAGCGCCTCAACGGCGCCGGGTCCCTCTTCGTCACGCGGCCGACGCTCGCGCACTTCATCGCCGATCCCGCCGAGTTCCGGTGGCGTGCGGACGAGTTCTTCGGCGCGATCGCCGATGGAACACTCCACGTGTCGGTCGGTCAGACCTTCCCCCTCGCCGACGCGGAGCACGCGCACCGGGCGCTGGAGTCACGGGGCACCACCGGGGCCACCGCACTGATTCCCTGA
- a CDS encoding ABC transporter permease, whose protein sequence is MTEPADVASGTAQNRFRAGTFAPAPAPASLIRMLAAQTRMELTLLLRNGEQLLLTMFIPITLLIGLSILPIDTGAGDTAADRATTFVPAILAVAIMSTAFTGQAIAVGFDRRYGALKRLGATPIPRWGIIAGKSAAVVLVVALQSLIIGGIGLAFGWRPSATGLALGVILIALGTIAFSTLGLLLGGTLKAEVVLALANLVWFVLLALASLTVFDEHVPAAVHWVARCSPSGALTEALRMALDSSVDLFGIGVLVAWSVIGGALAVRWFRFE, encoded by the coding sequence ATGACCGAGCCCGCCGACGTCGCGAGTGGCACGGCGCAGAACCGCTTCCGCGCGGGGACTTTCGCACCCGCACCGGCCCCGGCCTCGCTGATTCGCATGCTCGCCGCCCAGACGCGTATGGAGCTGACCCTGCTCCTACGCAACGGCGAGCAGTTGCTGCTCACCATGTTCATCCCGATAACTCTGCTGATCGGACTGTCGATCCTGCCGATCGACACCGGCGCGGGCGACACCGCCGCCGACCGTGCGACCACCTTCGTTCCGGCGATCCTGGCTGTCGCGATCATGTCGACAGCGTTCACCGGCCAGGCGATCGCCGTCGGCTTCGACCGCCGCTACGGTGCACTCAAACGTCTCGGCGCCACGCCGATCCCCCGGTGGGGCATCATCGCGGGAAAGTCGGCCGCGGTCGTCCTCGTCGTCGCGTTGCAGTCGCTGATCATCGGCGGCATCGGCCTCGCCTTCGGGTGGCGCCCGTCTGCCACCGGGCTGGCTCTCGGCGTGATCCTGATCGCGCTCGGCACCATCGCGTTCTCCACACTCGGTCTGCTGCTCGGCGGCACCCTCAAGGCGGAGGTGGTGCTGGCACTGGCCAACCTCGTGTGGTTCGTGCTCCTCGCGCTCGCCAGCCTGACCGTGTTCGACGAGCATGTGCCCGCAGCGGTCCACTGGGTGGCCCGCTGCTCCCCATCCGGCGCCCTCACCGAGGCGCTCAGGATGGCTCTCGATTCGTCGGTGGACCTGTTCGGTATCGGCGTACTGGTGGCCTGGTCGGTCATCGGCGGCGCGCTCGCAGTGAGGTGGTTCCGGTTCGAATGA
- the mptB gene encoding polyprenol phosphomannose-dependent alpha 1,6 mannosyltransferase MptB: protein MRRGLDYLGLTKAPAERTADTTGEYGTNLAKMHDDESEVGPLNAFENKRLRRIQLFGTTGSVLILIGSLGTGMLPVLQNPIVGTRLLSLPSRMYSTALTVSIGGMMMLVLAWLLLARFTVGRMKVEVAERRSPARRMSPAQAWQTLAMWVTPLLIAPPLLSKDVYSYLAQSAIAYKGMDPYTYSPMRGLGVDHPLTLSVPNLWKDTPAPYGPLFLWIGEHITALTGDNITAGVLLHRLVALAGVGMIVWALPRLARRCGVSTVTALWLGALNPLLVLHLVGGIHNEALMLGMMLVGIEWCFRAVYGSTRLRRSDRPLPSRAGWLLIAGAALIAASAMVKVASLLALGFVGIALARRWGATLPALRHAPVRDWWSRSKHSVAALTKSATSLLAVTVVVVVAACLGTGLGFGWTGTLSTGGIVRSWMSMPTLLSVVSGRVGLWLGMGEQTQAILDIARPIGQLIAAILVIRWLLACLSGRIHPLGGLGIAMATFVFFFPFVQAWYLLWAIIPLAAWATTRWFRTGTVIISAIISVVVMPTSSDTSPLVVAQGLATGVIMVAAAAMIFFIDSPVRVWIARRRRAKAQ from the coding sequence ATGCGCCGCGGCCTGGACTACCTCGGCCTCACGAAGGCTCCGGCCGAGCGGACCGCCGACACCACGGGTGAATACGGCACGAACCTCGCGAAGATGCACGACGACGAGTCCGAGGTCGGTCCGCTCAACGCCTTCGAGAACAAGCGACTACGCCGCATCCAGCTGTTCGGCACCACCGGTTCGGTGCTGATCCTCATCGGATCGCTCGGCACCGGAATGCTGCCTGTCCTGCAGAACCCGATCGTCGGCACCCGCCTCCTCTCACTGCCCTCCCGCATGTACTCGACGGCACTCACCGTGTCGATCGGCGGCATGATGATGCTCGTCCTCGCCTGGCTGCTGCTGGCGCGGTTCACCGTCGGGCGGATGAAGGTCGAGGTCGCCGAGCGGCGCAGCCCCGCACGTCGGATGTCGCCCGCCCAGGCGTGGCAGACCCTGGCCATGTGGGTCACTCCCCTGCTCATCGCTCCGCCGCTGCTGAGCAAGGACGTGTACTCGTACCTGGCGCAGAGCGCGATCGCCTACAAGGGCATGGACCCGTACACCTACAGCCCGATGCGGGGTCTGGGCGTAGACCATCCCCTGACTCTGTCGGTACCGAACCTCTGGAAGGACACTCCGGCGCCGTACGGCCCGCTGTTCCTCTGGATCGGCGAGCACATCACCGCGCTGACCGGGGACAACATCACGGCTGGAGTGCTGCTCCATCGGCTCGTCGCCTTGGCTGGGGTCGGGATGATCGTGTGGGCGCTCCCCCGCCTGGCCCGACGCTGCGGCGTCTCGACGGTGACCGCCCTGTGGCTCGGCGCGCTCAACCCCCTGCTGGTCCTGCACCTGGTCGGCGGCATCCACAACGAGGCGCTGATGCTCGGCATGATGCTCGTCGGCATCGAGTGGTGCTTCCGCGCCGTCTACGGCTCCACGCGTCTGCGCAGATCCGACCGACCGCTTCCCTCGCGCGCCGGATGGCTCCTGATCGCCGGAGCGGCGCTGATCGCCGCGTCGGCCATGGTGAAGGTCGCATCGCTGCTGGCGCTCGGGTTCGTCGGGATCGCACTCGCCCGCCGCTGGGGCGCCACCCTGCCCGCCCTGCGCCACGCTCCGGTCCGCGATTGGTGGAGTCGTTCGAAGCACTCGGTCGCCGCCCTCACGAAGTCTGCGACCTCACTGCTCGCCGTCACAGTCGTCGTGGTCGTCGCCGCCTGCCTGGGAACCGGTCTCGGCTTCGGCTGGACCGGCACCCTCAGCACCGGCGGCATCGTCCGTTCGTGGATGTCGATGCCGACCTTGCTCTCCGTGGTCTCCGGACGCGTCGGACTGTGGCTCGGGATGGGCGAGCAGACCCAGGCGATTCTCGACATCGCCCGTCCGATCGGGCAGCTGATCGCGGCGATCCTGGTGATCCGGTGGCTGCTCGCCTGCCTGTCCGGCAGGATCCACCCGCTCGGCGGCCTCGGCATCGCGATGGCGACGTTCGTGTTCTTCTTCCCGTTCGTGCAGGCCTGGTACCTGCTGTGGGCGATCATCCCGCTCGCTGCGTGGGCCACCACGCGCTGGTTCCGGACCGGCACCGTGATCATCTCGGCGATCATCTCCGTCGTCGTGATGCCGACGAGCTCGGACACCAGCCCGTTGGTCGTCGCGCAGGGCCTGGCGACCGGTGTGATCATGGTCGCAGCGGCTGCCATGATCTTCTTCATCGACAGCCCGGTGCGAGTGTGGATAGCCCGGCGCAGACGAGCGAAAGCCCAGTGA
- a CDS encoding COX15/CtaA family protein, translating to MSQTAEKKSLIASWAGFKAPTRRFLFGWAIADLIANVLLVVTGGAVRVTDSGLGCPTWPQCTAGSLTPHAEMGIHGVIEFGNRMLTWLLVAVAVATWLAAMRHRPVDRRARRLATGIALGVPLQAVVGGITVLTNLNPWVVAFHFLATMLIISLAAWLVFHTDPARARDIAPTASPVITRFAVGISWIVYAITWVAVYLGTVVTGSGPHAGDIDSHRNGLEPTQATQLHVDAVWALVGVTAALILLTVIATLPSRRAAGTFGGIILLQGVIGYVQYSTDLPEWMVVLHMFGAALLMAGATYLLVSAIRDRALTDR from the coding sequence ATGAGCCAGACAGCAGAGAAGAAGTCCCTGATCGCGTCGTGGGCGGGGTTCAAAGCTCCCACCCGCCGGTTCCTGTTCGGCTGGGCGATCGCAGACCTGATCGCGAATGTCCTGCTGGTCGTCACCGGCGGTGCGGTCCGCGTGACCGATTCGGGCCTGGGCTGCCCCACCTGGCCGCAGTGCACCGCCGGATCGCTCACCCCGCACGCGGAGATGGGAATCCACGGCGTCATCGAGTTCGGCAACCGGATGCTCACCTGGTTACTGGTCGCCGTCGCCGTCGCGACGTGGCTGGCGGCCATGCGGCACCGGCCCGTCGATCGCAGAGCACGCCGTCTGGCCACCGGCATCGCACTGGGCGTACCGCTGCAGGCCGTGGTCGGGGGCATAACGGTTCTGACGAACCTGAACCCATGGGTCGTCGCCTTCCACTTCCTCGCGACGATGCTGATCATCTCGCTGGCCGCCTGGCTCGTGTTCCACACCGACCCGGCACGGGCGCGCGACATCGCCCCCACAGCTTCGCCGGTCATCACCAGGTTCGCGGTCGGCATCTCCTGGATCGTGTACGCGATCACCTGGGTTGCCGTGTATCTCGGGACAGTCGTCACCGGCTCCGGACCGCACGCCGGCGACATCGACTCGCATCGCAACGGTCTGGAACCGACCCAGGCCACGCAACTGCACGTCGATGCGGTGTGGGCTCTCGTCGGGGTCACTGCTGCGTTGATCCTGCTGACCGTGATCGCGACGCTGCCCTCCCGGCGGGCCGCGGGAACCTTCGGCGGGATCATCCTGCTGCAGGGCGTGATCGGCTACGTCCAGTACTCGACCGACCTGCCCGAGTGGATGGTCGTTCTCCACATGTTCGGTGCGGCACTGCTCATGGCGGGCGCCACGTACCTGCTGGTGAGCGCCATCCGGGACAGGGCACTCACCGACAGGTGA
- a CDS encoding ABC transporter ATP-binding protein, whose product MHDALTSPNGPTDRAAGNGAADGAALHIRNLIKRFGDTTAVDGLDLDLRRGEVLALLGPNGAGKTTTVEICEGFGRADSGEVRVLGLDPVTDNDKMRRRIGVMLQGGGAYPGAKAREMLRLCASYSADPIDPDWLMDVLGIADIAGTPFRRLSGGQQQRLSLACALVGRPELVFLDEPTAGLDAHARIMVWELISRLRSDGVSVLLTTHHLDEAEELADHIVIIDRGRAVASGTPADLVRRDASGQLRITAEGIDPLALGSVLPEGYSCTRTPGGDHLVHGEITPAVVADVTRWCSEHDVLITGLAVDTNSLQDVFLELTGREVRA is encoded by the coding sequence GTGCACGATGCCCTCACCTCCCCGAACGGTCCCACCGACCGTGCTGCAGGCAACGGGGCCGCAGATGGTGCCGCTCTGCACATCCGGAACCTGATCAAACGGTTCGGTGACACTACCGCTGTCGACGGGCTCGATCTCGACCTGCGGCGCGGCGAGGTACTCGCACTCCTCGGACCGAACGGTGCAGGCAAGACCACCACCGTGGAGATCTGCGAGGGATTCGGCAGGGCCGACTCCGGCGAGGTCAGGGTCCTCGGACTCGACCCGGTCACCGACAACGACAAGATGCGCCGCCGTATCGGAGTCATGCTGCAGGGCGGAGGCGCCTACCCCGGCGCGAAGGCCCGCGAGATGCTTCGGCTGTGCGCGTCCTACAGTGCGGATCCCATCGACCCGGACTGGCTGATGGATGTGCTCGGCATCGCCGACATCGCGGGCACCCCGTTCCGCCGGCTCTCCGGCGGGCAGCAGCAGCGGCTTTCGCTGGCGTGCGCGCTCGTGGGTCGTCCGGAGCTGGTATTCCTCGATGAGCCGACCGCCGGACTCGATGCGCACGCCCGGATCATGGTGTGGGAGCTGATCTCCCGACTGCGCTCGGATGGAGTCTCCGTCCTGCTCACCACACATCACCTGGATGAGGCCGAGGAGCTCGCCGACCACATCGTGATCATCGACCGAGGACGGGCCGTCGCCTCGGGGACTCCCGCCGACCTGGTTCGCCGGGACGCGAGCGGCCAGTTGCGGATCACCGCGGAGGGCATCGACCCGCTCGCCCTCGGATCGGTGCTCCCCGAGGGGTACTCGTGTACCCGCACTCCCGGTGGCGATCATCTGGTCCACGGTGAGATCACCCCCGCCGTCGTGGCCGACGTGACGAGGTGGTGCTCCGAGCACGATGTGCTGATCACCGGGCTCGCCGTGGACACGAACTCCCTGCAGGACGTGTTCCTGGAGCTGACCGGCCGAGAGGTGCGCGCATGA